From a region of the Salinispira pacifica genome:
- a CDS encoding sulfatase-like hydrolase/transferase, with amino-acid sequence MHEKYPERSPANFRILRVTAAMLVLHLLLSAHYLAVGSPSPSWRILIPSGPLLMAFACTIAVSRTGSGTPGRRLLRYILTISAAAGYGLSILNSSGQWFFTLFYREDFSVIHDAVLIPGLFSMLLGEPAMDGDMLSLLSWAVVGTVLFLLGILLTVLLLRIGRSRRGRENQAETGWKGGVLVPAIFFLMAVIGFFIFPETRVLAGSESGSGSTYVRPVSNTAVQVAENYAFPGISDKDIHLLVIESYGSTLFLKDEYLDAMESSYRRLGMMLGDLGFKVYSGFVRSPVFGGRSWLADSSLLTATQISSQRMFDDRVASEQPAFFLQLLENGGYHRVYAAPGTYESWESWRKTFPFEEYFFRYDFGYEGPFVSFGAMPDQYFLDVIGRRLQTDRKEFIMALLVSSHVPFESVPPYFQEWSFDQYGREYTEENISIYDNNWLSGNELAEGYLASIDYSLQSALGYLAQHASDSGLMIVVGDHQPRKPVSTPDAGYTVPVHVILPANSSVRLPEEWGLSRGLHPGVPSANEVLYPEIAAIPRLMDRILHWRPEMELILP; translated from the coding sequence ATGCACGAAAAATATCCTGAGAGATCCCCGGCGAATTTCAGAATACTGCGGGTTACTGCAGCAATGCTGGTTCTCCATCTCCTTCTCTCCGCCCACTACCTTGCTGTGGGATCACCTTCCCCTTCATGGCGCATCCTGATCCCTTCGGGGCCCCTGCTTATGGCTTTTGCCTGTACCATTGCCGTATCCCGGACCGGGTCCGGTACTCCGGGAAGGCGGCTGCTTCGCTATATCCTGACGATATCGGCTGCAGCGGGCTACGGTCTCAGTATTCTGAACAGCAGCGGGCAGTGGTTTTTCACCCTTTTTTACCGGGAGGATTTTTCTGTAATCCACGATGCAGTTCTCATTCCGGGGCTGTTTTCCATGCTGCTGGGTGAACCGGCCATGGATGGCGATATGCTGAGTTTGCTCTCATGGGCTGTTGTGGGGACGGTCCTGTTCCTTCTGGGAATCCTGCTTACCGTTCTGCTGTTGCGGATCGGCAGGTCCCGCAGGGGAAGAGAAAACCAGGCCGAAACAGGTTGGAAGGGCGGAGTGCTGGTTCCCGCAATCTTTTTTTTGATGGCCGTTATAGGCTTCTTCATCTTCCCGGAAACCAGGGTTCTGGCAGGTTCAGAATCCGGTTCCGGCTCTACATATGTGAGACCTGTTTCGAATACTGCTGTTCAAGTAGCTGAAAACTATGCTTTCCCGGGAATTTCCGACAAGGATATTCATCTCCTGGTGATCGAATCATACGGTTCAACGCTTTTTCTGAAGGATGAATATCTGGATGCCATGGAGTCGTCTTACCGCAGATTGGGGATGATGTTGGGTGACCTGGGGTTCAAAGTGTATTCAGGTTTTGTACGCTCACCGGTGTTCGGCGGCAGGAGCTGGCTGGCTGACTCAAGTCTGCTTACCGCAACTCAGATTTCCAGCCAGAGAATGTTCGATGACAGAGTTGCCTCTGAACAACCGGCGTTTTTTCTTCAGCTTCTTGAAAACGGCGGATATCATCGGGTATACGCTGCTCCCGGAACCTATGAATCCTGGGAGAGCTGGCGGAAAACCTTCCCTTTCGAGGAGTACTTCTTCCGCTATGATTTCGGCTATGAAGGACCTTTCGTAAGCTTTGGAGCCATGCCCGACCAGTATTTTCTGGATGTTATCGGCCGCCGGCTGCAAACAGACAGAAAAGAATTTATCATGGCCCTGCTTGTCAGCTCCCATGTACCGTTTGAGAGTGTACCGCCCTATTTTCAGGAATGGTCGTTTGACCAGTATGGCAGAGAGTACACAGAGGAAAACATCAGTATATATGATAACAACTGGCTCAGCGGAAACGAGCTGGCTGAGGGCTACCTTGCGTCCATCGATTACAGTCTGCAGTCCGCCTTGGGGTATCTTGCCCAACATGCTTCCGATTCCGGGTTGATGATCGTTGTGGGGGATCATCAGCCCCGGAAGCCGGTAAGTACGCCGGATGCCGGCTATACGGTGCCGGTCCACGTGATTCTTCCGGCAAACAGCAGCGTCCGTCTGCCTGAAGAATGGGGGCTCAGCCGGGGTCTGCATCCCGGCGTACCGTCGGCAAATGAAGTGCTGTACCCCGAAATTGCTGCCATCCCCCGTTTGATGGACCGTATACTCCACTGGAGACCTGAAATGGAGTTGATTCTTCCATGA
- a CDS encoding FkbM family methyltransferase, with protein sequence MKNPGSIRWLALVSLLLLGAAFVLMQTESQSVRIGSVLGMPLFFYLLLLPGAGIFAAAEKISWKRLLQRPANVVTLLRPGILLIGTAWGALILQAGFPGNSGSVRAWGASILIALGFAADFLDGLLARREAVNYGNGEGTFGSWLDAESDAIAIALSGLSLTLIKGDYSLLLLPVLARHSFSLLFVIMPVEPRFPGWYRIGSKISAAILQFTIASLWIFELLSARWFAPFAQALLPASTLLILLSFSIETFFRGREALLLIPPGHRRGLLKSVLVYYTFPLIIAPLRFVRMKRLYRRLVPEGGMVFDVGAHIGNRIPVFRTLGASVHAFEPQPSCRALLEHWYGEDRGVQLHFSAVGKNPGSAPLFVSRAHPTLTSLDGTWVENRTKDSLFKGVGWEKCGVIQVSTLEEMIRLYGTPDFIKIDVEGHELQVLQGLNTAVRALSFEFLVSEKALGLECLNKIEAAGRYEFNFSPGESMRMVFPRWADYRQIKTFLEEYGKSSSGDVYARKIS encoded by the coding sequence ATGAAAAATCCCGGCAGTATTCGGTGGCTTGCATTGGTATCTCTGCTCCTTCTCGGGGCGGCCTTTGTGTTGATGCAGACAGAGAGCCAGAGTGTACGGATTGGATCCGTATTGGGGATGCCCCTGTTTTTTTATCTTCTGCTTCTTCCCGGCGCCGGTATATTCGCCGCGGCTGAAAAAATATCCTGGAAGAGATTGCTGCAAAGGCCGGCAAATGTGGTGACCTTGCTTCGTCCGGGAATACTCCTTATTGGGACGGCGTGGGGTGCACTGATACTGCAAGCCGGTTTCCCCGGAAACAGCGGCAGTGTCCGGGCCTGGGGTGCATCCATCCTGATTGCCCTGGGCTTCGCTGCTGATTTTCTGGACGGCCTTCTTGCCCGGCGGGAGGCGGTAAATTACGGAAACGGTGAAGGAACGTTCGGTTCATGGCTGGATGCAGAGTCGGATGCCATAGCCATTGCCCTCAGCGGGCTCTCGCTTACACTGATCAAAGGTGATTATTCACTGTTGCTGCTTCCGGTTCTGGCCCGGCACAGCTTCTCATTATTGTTTGTGATTATGCCGGTAGAACCCCGTTTCCCCGGGTGGTATCGCATAGGATCCAAAATAAGCGCCGCCATACTTCAGTTCACCATTGCATCCCTGTGGATTTTCGAACTGCTGAGTGCCCGGTGGTTTGCCCCCTTTGCTCAGGCATTGCTGCCTGCTTCCACTCTGTTGATTCTCCTCAGTTTCAGCATTGAGACATTTTTCAGGGGCCGGGAAGCGTTGCTGCTTATTCCCCCGGGACATCGGAGAGGCCTGCTGAAATCGGTTCTTGTGTATTACACGTTTCCCCTGATAATTGCCCCGCTCAGATTTGTGCGCATGAAGCGGCTGTATCGCCGTCTTGTACCTGAGGGAGGAATGGTTTTTGACGTGGGAGCTCATATCGGCAACCGGATCCCGGTATTCCGGACTCTGGGGGCATCGGTGCATGCCTTTGAACCCCAGCCCTCCTGCAGGGCGCTTCTTGAGCACTGGTATGGGGAGGATCGGGGAGTTCAACTGCATTTTTCTGCAGTGGGGAAAAACCCCGGCAGTGCGCCCCTGTTTGTGTCCAGGGCACATCCGACTCTTACCTCCCTGGACGGTACATGGGTGGAAAATCGGACGAAGGATTCCCTCTTCAAAGGTGTGGGCTGGGAAAAATGCGGGGTAATTCAGGTTTCAACCCTTGAGGAAATGATCAGGCTCTACGGTACTCCGGATTTTATAAAAATTGATGTTGAAGGACATGAACTTCAGGTTCTTCAGGGCCTGAATACGGCGGTACGGGCTTTGAGTTTTGAATTCCTGGTGAGCGAAAAAGCCCTGGGCCTGGAATGTCTCAATAAAATAGAGGCTGCAGGGAGATACGAGTTCAATTTTTCCCCCGGCGAATCCATGCGGATGGTATTCCCCCGCTGGGCTGATTACCGGCAGATCAAAACATTTCTTGAAGAGTACGGAAAATCCAGCAGCGGAGATGTGTATGCACGAAAAATATCCTGA
- a CDS encoding methyltransferase domain-containing protein: protein MNAEERRQISLPDSHSPAFTDTVAEYYNFNTPRFLAGKKRRIQGSIHRKLFPPGIRSTTLAENFSNRLILDDLVSAQPRRVLDLGCGIGGSIRYLQVHYPAEYTGITLSPVQSRMARELGTDVQTADFLDESWYDSRSPFDYMYAIESIQHNPDHGKLAENLASYSAPGSTLAIIDDFLVGSRTSHGSEHEHGSNGDHVSDNGNDELIRQFTKHWYAGGFTYLEDYISLMKHAGFICVEIQDLSSYMKAHRARTAAAAALVALLRLRKTQTPWTDNLIGGTALKRLQNRGVSGYFFLRFRKQEQEQHQ, encoded by the coding sequence ATGAATGCAGAAGAACGCCGGCAAATCAGTCTGCCCGATTCTCACAGTCCCGCATTTACCGATACGGTGGCGGAGTATTACAATTTCAACACCCCCCGGTTCCTGGCTGGGAAGAAGCGCAGGATCCAGGGCAGTATCCACAGAAAACTGTTCCCGCCGGGGATTCGAAGCACAACACTTGCTGAAAACTTCAGTAACCGGCTGATTCTAGATGATCTGGTTTCTGCGCAGCCCCGCAGAGTTCTGGATCTGGGCTGCGGAATCGGAGGAAGCATCCGCTATCTGCAGGTGCATTATCCTGCAGAATATACGGGAATTACCCTCAGCCCGGTACAAAGCCGTATGGCCCGTGAGCTGGGAACCGACGTGCAGACTGCCGATTTCCTGGACGAAAGCTGGTACGATTCCCGCTCACCTTTTGATTATATGTATGCCATAGAAAGCATTCAGCATAATCCCGACCATGGGAAACTGGCGGAAAATCTTGCATCATACTCTGCACCGGGTTCCACTCTGGCAATAATCGATGACTTCCTGGTGGGATCCCGGACCAGCCATGGATCGGAGCATGAGCATGGTTCGAATGGTGACCACGTGTCGGATAATGGGAATGATGAACTCATCCGGCAGTTCACAAAGCATTGGTATGCCGGCGGATTTACCTATCTTGAAGATTATATCAGTCTGATGAAACATGCGGGGTTCATCTGTGTTGAGATACAAGATCTCAGTTCATATATGAAGGCTCACCGTGCACGAACCGCTGCGGCGGCAGCCCTGGTTGCCCTCCTCCGTCTCCGGAAGACTCAGACTCCCTGGACAGATAATCTCATCGGCGGTACGGCATTGAAGCGTCTTCAGAACAGGGGTGTTTCCGGATATTTCTTCCTCCGGTTCAGGAAACAGGAGCAGGAGCAGCATCAATGA
- a CDS encoding dihydrofolate reductase family protein yields the protein MKSQSIYPQITISFAQTLDGRIATCNGISRYISDEASLEMNQAMRREHDGILVGIGTVLKDNPLLTCRLDGCTDPTRVIVDSRLRLPADSQLVQTAGSVNTLVYCSTEHLKGQHQQAEFLRNAGIELIPLSPETAGEHFRHAPGLDLDQLLRDLKNRGITRLMVEGGSGIITSLIRLGLWHRLTVVSVGKIMGSGIEAVGDLGIRDLKKLLRPEIEDIRITGREAVWYMKNPAPPEQKGSVPAGPSNSAAADESASADNAKLTPGSQQQVKKPAPFPRAGSPVRMVYFTGIARVELRKEKLRRPKNGEVVVQSLAGAISPGTERNFYLGRFQRGAAANPDMDFTDEVLDYPFSYGYINVVQDEDGRRYFAFAPHGDFMVISRDALIPLPHTLTTDQALFIPHLETALSIIHDSGVQPGDRVLITGAGVVGTLCARILRSIPGVELHIIDPDLRKERWFLPGEFQGDFQGISQSDISIEVSGNPLALSPLMEHTAFEGRIIVASWYGDREISVNLGRDFHKRRLKLISSQVSSMGRHMGSNWNKDRRMEKVIRLLEEIPVDDVITHRFPLDKAAEAFALLKSDELLGLPLLIPDYPDRPTAPGL from the coding sequence ATGAAATCTCAATCGATATATCCGCAAATTACCATCAGTTTTGCCCAGACCCTGGATGGCCGCATTGCAACCTGTAACGGCATCTCAAGATATATCAGTGATGAAGCCAGCCTTGAAATGAACCAGGCGATGCGCCGGGAACATGACGGCATTCTGGTGGGAATCGGCACCGTTCTGAAAGATAACCCCCTGCTGACCTGCAGGCTGGACGGCTGCACAGACCCTACCCGGGTAATTGTGGATTCCCGGCTTCGATTACCCGCCGATTCACAGCTGGTTCAAACCGCAGGCAGCGTAAACACCCTCGTGTACTGCAGTACGGAGCATCTGAAGGGTCAGCATCAACAGGCCGAATTTCTCCGAAATGCCGGCATTGAACTGATCCCCCTCTCCCCGGAAACCGCCGGCGAACATTTCAGACACGCCCCCGGGCTGGACCTGGATCAGCTTCTCCGGGACCTGAAGAACCGGGGAATCACCCGACTCATGGTGGAAGGGGGCTCAGGAATTATAACATCTCTCATCCGTCTCGGCCTCTGGCACCGGTTGACGGTGGTGTCGGTGGGAAAAATCATGGGCTCGGGAATTGAGGCCGTGGGAGACCTGGGAATCCGGGATCTCAAAAAGCTGCTGCGTCCCGAAATTGAAGATATCCGGATTACCGGCCGGGAAGCCGTCTGGTACATGAAGAATCCTGCTCCTCCGGAGCAGAAAGGTTCGGTTCCAGCCGGTCCTTCGAATTCTGCCGCAGCTGATGAATCTGCCTCCGCTGATAATGCAAAACTCACTCCGGGTTCTCAACAGCAGGTAAAAAAACCGGCGCCTTTCCCCCGGGCAGGGAGCCCTGTGCGAATGGTGTACTTCACCGGCATCGCCCGGGTGGAGCTTCGAAAGGAGAAATTACGCCGGCCGAAAAACGGAGAAGTGGTGGTGCAGTCCCTGGCCGGCGCCATTAGCCCGGGAACAGAGCGGAATTTCTATCTGGGACGATTTCAGCGTGGTGCGGCGGCGAACCCCGACATGGATTTTACCGACGAAGTTCTGGATTACCCGTTCAGCTACGGTTATATCAATGTTGTGCAGGATGAAGATGGCCGACGTTACTTTGCCTTTGCCCCCCATGGAGATTTCATGGTTATCTCCCGGGATGCACTCATTCCGCTCCCCCATACACTGACAACGGATCAGGCCCTGTTTATTCCCCATCTGGAGACTGCACTCTCAATCATCCATGACAGCGGAGTGCAGCCCGGAGACCGGGTTCTGATTACAGGGGCCGGGGTGGTGGGCACCCTCTGCGCCCGGATTCTCAGATCCATTCCCGGAGTGGAACTTCACATCATTGATCCGGACCTGCGAAAAGAACGGTGGTTCCTGCCGGGAGAGTTCCAGGGAGATTTTCAGGGGATTTCTCAATCTGATATTTCCATAGAGGTGAGCGGAAATCCTTTGGCACTCAGCCCACTCATGGAACACACCGCATTTGAAGGCCGCATCATCGTGGCAAGCTGGTATGGTGACCGGGAGATATCTGTAAATCTGGGAAGGGATTTTCATAAGCGCAGACTTAAACTGATCAGCAGTCAGGTGAGCAGTATGGGCCGTCACATGGGATCAAACTGGAACAAGGACCGGAGAATGGAGAAAGTGATCAGGCTGCTTGAAGAAATTCCCGTGGATGATGTAATTACCCATCGATTTCCTCTGGATAAGGCAGCGGAGGCATTTGCCCTACTGAAATCTGACGAGCTGCTGGGTCTCCCTCTGCTGATTCCCGATTATCCTGACCGTCCCACCGCACCCGGTCTGTGA
- a CDS encoding 6-pyruvoyl trahydropterin synthase family protein, whose amino-acid sequence MKDHTHGMHEETRRYRVGVRGNFTAIHALVGDVPEHEKTPHEHEYLLEWTFTLQSLDERGFSLDIALLERLRDALIHEIRGVNLNGLPYFSGVNSSLENLCGFFFQRLSQMLREELGDPDLKRIGEMEIRIWENDQAWAGLAGSVTP is encoded by the coding sequence ATGAAAGATCATACACATGGAATGCACGAAGAAACCAGGAGGTACCGGGTTGGCGTAAGGGGCAATTTCACCGCCATCCATGCCTTGGTGGGAGATGTTCCCGAGCATGAAAAAACACCCCATGAACATGAGTATCTTCTGGAATGGACGTTCACCCTGCAATCCCTGGATGAACGTGGATTTTCACTGGATATTGCATTGCTTGAGAGACTTCGGGATGCACTGATACATGAAATTCGGGGCGTTAACCTGAATGGTCTGCCCTATTTTTCCGGAGTGAACAGCAGCCTGGAGAACCTTTGCGGATTCTTCTTTCAGCGGCTGTCGCAAATGCTCAGGGAAGAGCTGGGCGATCCGGACCTGAAACGTATCGGGGAGATGGAAATCCGGATTTGGGAGAATGATCAGGCCTGGGCCGGCCTGGCAGGGTCCGTCACCCCGTAG
- a CDS encoding glycosyltransferase family 4 protein: MNVEILFVVYGNLDIVSGGYLYDRRLAEYLTQRGHTIRVCTPGELSEQSAPEAGLCIVDELCHPDFRHEQQWNRLPASGVKVAMVHHLAAEEDLPVPDRLRHLLYERQFFRFPDYVIVNSRNTADSVRRLTPYRGALGLAMPGRDSESGLSEGAREQTSHGSERFRLLFLGNVIPRKGLHHILRYMEKYSPANLELHVGGRLDADPEYSKKMQHRVLKGGLGELVHFHGYVEDEQKRQLLQSAHMLVVPSSHEGFGIVYLEAMGYGVVPVAGRKGGAGDIIRNGENGFLIHPSRPRELHRIIGTLKNNPAVLGEFQLNARETWRNHPGWNETFRTVAEDMEMLAASRAEPSEKSGNG, encoded by the coding sequence GTGAATGTGGAAATACTTTTTGTGGTGTACGGGAATCTCGACATTGTTTCCGGCGGATACCTTTATGATCGCAGGCTCGCCGAATATCTGACGCAACGGGGCCATACCATCAGAGTTTGTACGCCCGGGGAACTTTCTGAGCAGTCTGCTCCTGAGGCCGGGCTCTGTATTGTGGATGAGCTGTGTCATCCGGATTTTCGGCATGAGCAGCAGTGGAATCGGCTTCCCGCCTCCGGGGTGAAGGTGGCCATGGTGCATCATCTGGCAGCCGAAGAGGATTTGCCCGTACCGGACCGCTTGAGACATCTGTTGTATGAACGGCAGTTTTTCCGGTTCCCGGATTATGTAATCGTTAATTCCAGGAACACCGCCGATTCGGTTCGCCGACTTACTCCGTACCGGGGGGCTCTGGGGCTGGCAATGCCCGGAAGGGATTCGGAATCAGGCCTTTCAGAGGGAGCCCGGGAGCAGACTTCTCATGGGTCAGAGAGGTTCAGACTGCTTTTTTTGGGGAACGTGATTCCCCGGAAGGGGCTTCATCACATTTTACGATATATGGAAAAATATTCACCGGCAAACCTGGAGCTTCATGTGGGCGGAAGGCTGGATGCCGACCCGGAATATTCAAAAAAGATGCAACACCGGGTGCTGAAAGGGGGGCTGGGAGAACTGGTACACTTTCACGGATATGTAGAAGATGAACAGAAACGGCAGCTTCTTCAATCGGCTCACATGCTGGTGGTTCCATCATCCCATGAGGGATTTGGCATTGTGTATCTTGAAGCCATGGGGTATGGAGTGGTTCCCGTGGCAGGGAGGAAGGGTGGAGCAGGAGATATTATCCGCAACGGAGAAAACGGTTTTCTCATTCATCCGTCCCGTCCCCGGGAACTTCACCGCATAATCGGAACGCTGAAAAACAATCCGGCGGTTCTGGGAGAATTTCAGCTGAATGCCAGGGAAACCTGGCGGAACCATCCTGGCTGGAATGAAACCTTTCGTACTGTGGCGGAGGATATGGAAATGCTTGCTGCCTCCCGTGCCGAACCATCCGAAAAGTCGGGAAACGGATGA
- the ribA gene encoding GTP cyclohydrolase II, producing the protein MQPTAKISLIDSAQLPSRFGDFRIYGFLEHGNGKEHTAIVRGDIKGFGDIPTRVHSECHTGDVLGSLRCDCRDQLEAALAYIGKQERGLVIYLKQEGRDIGLLNKIKAYHLQDQGLDTVDANTHLGLPVDGRSYDIAAEILRLLEVESIQLMSNNPLKFKGLEEEGVTITRRIPIVIKAVEQNRGYLSTKQIRMGHIFSENDSIQHIQIQA; encoded by the coding sequence ATGCAGCCCACAGCTAAGATTTCTTTAATTGATTCGGCACAGCTGCCCAGCCGTTTCGGAGATTTCCGGATATACGGATTTCTTGAACACGGCAACGGGAAGGAGCACACCGCCATTGTACGGGGCGATATAAAGGGATTCGGCGACATCCCTACCCGGGTGCATTCCGAATGCCATACGGGCGATGTGCTGGGTTCCCTGCGCTGCGACTGCCGTGACCAGCTTGAGGCCGCCCTGGCTTATATCGGGAAACAGGAGCGGGGGCTGGTTATCTACCTGAAACAGGAAGGCAGGGATATCGGCCTGTTAAACAAGATCAAAGCCTATCATCTTCAGGATCAGGGTCTGGATACGGTGGATGCCAACACTCATCTGGGACTTCCGGTGGATGGAAGAAGCTACGATATTGCGGCAGAAATTCTCCGCCTCCTGGAAGTGGAAAGCATCCAGCTCATGAGCAACAATCCCCTGAAATTCAAGGGGCTGGAAGAGGAAGGGGTCACCATTACCCGGAGAATCCCCATTGTGATCAAGGCGGTTGAGCAAAACCGCGGATACCTCAGTACCAAGCAGATCCGTATGGGGCATATATTCTCGGAAAACGACTCTATTCAGCACATCCAGATACAGGCCTGA
- a CDS encoding penicillin acylase family protein: MNRAGSMEEFRNALRDWDVPGQNFVYGDGEGNIGYQTTGKHPLRSSHEGRSPAVPSAGEKWEGTVPFDMMPGLYNPDRGFIVSANNPVADSGYEFLIGSEFANGYRALQIENRLNELGNTIEIDDLKSVHADVYSLHAKEFVVQMLEADAETAADGYAKYEEWISSQNGTRDAADTSEKKLRSLESLVEDVLDLWRNWDFTMEADSPQALAYAYVWRELILNTMEDEFPPPGSVRGSISDYESFFHILFSDPDHRFWDYRPSDGAENMKDIISRSLAEGVSKAAEEHGMNPDKWKWGDVHGVEFRNATLGESGIPVVERLFNRGPFPVPGHGSTVNVTHWSLNRPFDVTSIASQRSILDAGNPDNSLFIHPGGQSGHPFHRHYDDYIPVWVNVEYHPGRFSRGAVEADAGSRLIQLLPE, encoded by the coding sequence GTGAACCGGGCGGGAAGCATGGAGGAATTCCGGAACGCCCTGAGAGACTGGGATGTACCGGGACAGAACTTTGTGTACGGAGACGGAGAGGGAAACATCGGCTATCAAACTACCGGAAAACATCCGCTGCGCAGCAGTCATGAAGGCCGTTCCCCGGCGGTTCCATCCGCAGGTGAAAAATGGGAGGGCACTGTCCCTTTCGACATGATGCCCGGGCTGTATAATCCGGACAGAGGATTTATCGTAAGTGCAAACAATCCTGTGGCTGACTCCGGGTACGAGTTTCTCATCGGTTCGGAGTTTGCAAACGGATACCGGGCGCTGCAGATTGAAAATCGCCTGAACGAACTTGGAAATACAATAGAGATCGATGATCTGAAATCGGTGCATGCCGACGTGTACAGCCTTCATGCGAAAGAATTTGTTGTACAGATGCTGGAAGCGGATGCCGAAACCGCCGCAGACGGGTATGCAAAATATGAAGAATGGATCTCATCTCAAAACGGAACCCGGGATGCAGCGGATACATCAGAGAAAAAACTCCGCAGTCTGGAGAGTCTGGTTGAGGATGTGCTGGATCTCTGGCGGAATTGGGACTTTACCATGGAAGCGGACAGTCCCCAGGCTCTGGCCTATGCCTATGTGTGGCGGGAGCTTATTCTTAATACCATGGAAGATGAGTTTCCGCCGCCAGGCAGCGTACGGGGAAGCATCAGCGACTATGAGTCATTTTTTCATATTCTGTTTTCCGATCCGGATCATCGGTTCTGGGATTACCGGCCCAGCGATGGGGCTGAGAACATGAAGGATATCATCTCCCGTTCACTGGCTGAAGGAGTGAGCAAAGCTGCGGAAGAGCATGGTATGAACCCGGACAAATGGAAATGGGGCGATGTCCATGGGGTGGAGTTCAGAAATGCCACTCTTGGGGAGTCGGGAATTCCGGTGGTTGAACGGCTTTTTAACAGGGGGCCCTTTCCGGTTCCCGGCCACGGCAGTACGGTGAATGTGACCCACTGGTCACTGAACAGGCCCTTCGACGTTACTTCCATAGCCTCCCAGCGCTCCATTCTGGACGCGGGAAACCCGGATAATTCACTGTTTATTCACCCGGGAGGGCAAAGCGGACATCCTTTTCACCGTCATTATGATGATTATATTCCCGTCTGGGTGAATGTTGAGTATCATCCCGGACGATTTTCCCGGGGCGCTGTGGAGGCTGATGCGGGATCCCGGCTCATTCAGCTTCTTCCGGAATAG
- a CDS encoding penicillin acylase family protein, whose protein sequence is MPVGTIGKHRNSSSIEYARSIRRNVSPRQWKKPVKLFILIVLITAVLASALVFWVIRRPFPRYRGQFQMSGLGTEVEIFRDSDGVPHIFADSMEDVMFAQGFVHAQDRFWQMEFWRRTGQGRLSEVFGEDLLTTDMYLRTLGFAEVAAREYERLEEPYKSWLDSYARGVNGYISERRPGQLGLEFAVLGLIGTELEIEPWTGVHSLTWAKMMALDLSQNMSREARNLRIIRDGGQQLLNAFISEYREDMPVIVSPEELENFRRQWGVDPRQFLNDDGSAGPAEEISLYSGFQGIGSNNWAVSGSLSRSGSALISNDMHLGVQMPSIWYEIGMHINPSSPSGEEYDVRGYSFAGVPGIISGQNRHIAWGITNVGGDVQDYSLEKIDPGNRNRYLDEEGNWKTMTLRDEVIRVRDRDEPVFLTVRSTDRGPVVSDLPFLSDLGSYDISPDEQFPRRVAPGLFPSPGLLSGPQPCSGR, encoded by the coding sequence ATGCCCGTTGGAACTATCGGAAAACACAGAAATTCATCAAGTATCGAGTATGCAAGAAGCATACGGCGAAATGTTTCACCCCGGCAGTGGAAAAAACCGGTGAAGCTGTTCATCCTTATTGTACTGATCACTGCAGTGCTGGCCTCTGCGCTTGTATTCTGGGTTATCCGGCGTCCCTTTCCCCGGTACCGGGGGCAATTCCAGATGTCAGGCCTGGGTACGGAAGTGGAAATTTTCCGGGACTCCGACGGCGTACCCCATATTTTCGCTGACAGCATGGAAGATGTAATGTTTGCCCAAGGCTTTGTCCACGCCCAGGACAGGTTCTGGCAGATGGAATTCTGGAGACGCACCGGACAGGGGCGGCTCAGTGAAGTGTTCGGCGAGGATTTGCTCACCACCGATATGTACCTCAGAACGCTGGGCTTTGCGGAGGTTGCAGCCAGGGAATATGAGCGGCTGGAGGAACCCTATAAATCCTGGCTGGATTCCTACGCCAGGGGGGTGAACGGCTACATTTCCGAAAGGCGGCCCGGGCAGCTGGGGTTGGAGTTCGCAGTCCTGGGGCTCATCGGCACGGAGCTGGAAATCGAACCCTGGACGGGAGTACACAGTCTGACCTGGGCCAAGATGATGGCTCTGGATTTAAGCCAGAACATGAGCCGGGAAGCACGGAACCTTCGGATTATCCGGGACGGCGGGCAGCAGCTGCTGAATGCTTTTATCAGCGAATACCGGGAGGATATGCCGGTTATCGTTTCTCCTGAAGAGCTTGAAAATTTCAGACGGCAGTGGGGGGTGGATCCCCGGCAATTTCTGAATGACGATGGGAGCGCCGGACCGGCGGAGGAGATCAGCCTGTACAGCGGCTTTCAGGGAATAGGGTCCAATAACTGGGCGGTATCAGGATCACTGTCCCGGAGCGGTTCCGCGTTAATTTCGAATGATATGCACCTGGGGGTGCAGATGCCGTCGATCTGGTATGAAATCGGCATGCATATTAATCCCTCTTCCCCTTCCGGTGAAGAGTACGATGTCCGGGGGTACTCCTTTGCGGGAGTGCCTGGCATTATTTCCGGTCAGAACCGTCATATCGCCTGGGGAATTACCAACGTGGGCGGGGACGTGCAGGATTATTCTCTGGAGAAAATCGATCCCGGAAACCGCAACCGATATCTGGATGAAGAGGGTAACTGGAAGACCATGACCCTGAGAGATGAGGTGATCAGAGTCAGGGATCGGGATGAGCCGGTTTTTCTTACCGTGAGATCCACCGACCGCGGGCCCGTGGTGTCGGATTTACCCTTCCTCTCGGATTTGGGAAGTTATGATATTTCTCCCGATGAGCAGTTTCCCCGGCGGGTGGCCCCCGGGTTGTTTCCCTCTCCTGGACTGCTCTCAGGCCCACAGCCATGTTCCGGTCGGTGA